From the genome of Acidaminococcus sp.:
CCCATCTGCATTCTCCGCAGGAAAATACTTGCCATAATCGGCATTTCTTCCTTCTGGGTCGCTTCCCTTTCCACCATGGCTGCCACATTGACGACATCGCGTATGGACATATTCGTCTTGGCGATATCAGCACGCAGTTCCGGGGTCAGGCGTTTATCAAACTCCTTAACCATGATTTCCAGAATCTGCTGCTCCGTGGCGCCCTCCGGGAGGTGATACGTAGAAGGATAGACAAACCCTTCTGCCGTATAAATCACATCCGGATTAGACGTCTGCATATAAGGAAATGGTGCGTAGCGTCTTGCAGCTTCCTGAAAAGCTATCGCATTTCCCAAATGCTTCTTTTCGAGGTAGACACCAATTTCCGGAATCGAAGCTCCTTCCGGTACGGTAAACGTATTGTAGCGCACCCTGCCTTCCGCCAGCATCGTAATTAATTCTTGATTAGAAATGCCAGGTTTGACCTCATAATTTCCTGCCTGCAGGGAGTTGTCCAACCCGCGCAGTTTGACCGCAATCCGAAAAGTTTCAGGGATGGCTACAACATCCTTCTCATGCAGAAGGGCCGCAATTTCTTTCGTTCCCATTCCTTTTTTTACTGTAAAGCGGACTTTTTGATCAGACGCAAGAGCCTGGTTGTTATTATATTGAGTTTCATACCAGTATCCGCCGCCTAGGAGGGCTGCACCGAGCCCCAGTAGGAAAACTGCCGTCCATAGCTTCTTTCCCATGTTTTCTCTTTATTCCTCGTCCTGTTTTTCCATTTCGTCCATGATGGCGTCATAAGCCTTCTTGACGACTTCAAATTCTTCGTCCGTAGGATCCAGATAAAGCGGCTCTCCGTTTTCATCAAATTCCATACGGGCAATAATGACCGTGTCATCGTCATCCTCTGCAGCTTCATCATCAGCCTGAGCCTTTACGAGAAGGGCAAAGTTTTTGTTATCCACGGGAATGACCATTTCTTCCGTATAATACGTTTCATTTCCTGCTTCGTCCGTGATGATCACAAGTTCTTCCTGATCCTGTGTATCCATCATGTCCTTTTCCTTTGTCATGGTAGTTACCTCCTCCGGCTGTCCAGATAATTCTGCAGGATGACCACAGCCGCCATCATATCGATGATTTTCTTCCGTCTTTTGCGCTGCAGGTCGGCCTCAATCAGCACCTTTTCGGCAGCTACCGTAGAAAGCCTTTCATCCCACAGGGTGACAGGCTTTCCGGGGAACTGCTGCTCCAGAAGGACTTTAAATTCCTCACTGGCCTTGGCTCGTTCGCCGACAGAGCCATTCATATTTTTCGGATATCCCAGGACGAAGGCCTCGACATTTTCCTGCCCGGCAATTTCCTTCAGCCTGGCAAAATCTTTTTCAAGGCTCCTGCGATGGATTGTTTCCACCCCGCGGGCAATCAGTCCCGTCTCATCACTGACGGCGACGCCGATTGTCCGGGTTCCCAGGTCCAGTCCCATAATTCTCATTTGGTTTTCTGTTCTCCGAGATAAGACTGCAGCAGAGCTTCAATCAGTTCATACCGTTCATAACGGCGAAT
Proteins encoded in this window:
- the ruvX gene encoding Holliday junction resolvase RuvX, which translates into the protein MRIMGLDLGTRTIGVAVSDETGLIARGVETIHRRSLEKDFARLKEIAGQENVEAFVLGYPKNMNGSVGERAKASEEFKVLLEQQFPGKPVTLWDERLSTVAAEKVLIEADLQRKRRKKIIDMMAAVVILQNYLDSRRR
- a CDS encoding DUF1292 domain-containing protein, which produces MTKEKDMMDTQDQEELVIITDEAGNETYYTEEMVIPVDNKNFALLVKAQADDEAAEDDDDTVIIARMEFDENGEPLYLDPTDEEFEVVKKAYDAIMDEMEKQDEE
- the mltG gene encoding endolytic transglycosylase MltG → MGKKLWTAVFLLGLGAALLGGGYWYETQYNNNQALASDQKVRFTVKKGMGTKEIAALLHEKDVVAIPETFRIAVKLRGLDNSLQAGNYEVKPGISNQELITMLAEGRVRYNTFTVPEGASIPEIGVYLEKKHLGNAIAFQEAARRYAPFPYMQTSNPDVIYTAEGFVYPSTYHLPEGATEQQILEIMVKEFDKRLTPELRADIAKTNMSIRDVVNVAAMVEREATQKEEMPIMASIFLRRMQMGMPIQSDTTVQYILGAHHEVVTYDDLKVESPYNTYLHQGLPPGPIANPSIEAIEAVTHPIQTEYLYFVADKNGYHRFTKTYEEHQEMIQRINGDSDEAASGNGDTEQ